The Aythya fuligula isolate bAytFul2 chromosome 2, bAytFul2.pri, whole genome shotgun sequence genome contains a region encoding:
- the PTF1A gene encoding pancreas transcription factor 1 subunit alpha: METVLLEHFPGGLDSFSSPPYFDEEDFFPEPAPREALGADGLLEPDVDLLSRQLQEYYRDGGDPDGGYCCEAAAAAFPPSPASPGFAYECCGAAGAALLSPGGRLQALGSAKRRRRVRSEAELQQLRQAANVRERRRMQSINDAFEGLRSHIPTLPYEKRLSKVDTLRLAIGYINFLSELVQSDLPLRSAGSESPSQPKKIIICHRGTRSPSPSDPDYGLPPLAGHSLSWTDEKQLKEQNIIRTAKVWTPEDPRKVPNKASLNDIENEPPFDFVA; the protein is encoded by the exons ATGGAGacggtgctgctggagcacttCCCCGGGGGGCTGGACTCGTTCTCCTCGCCCCCCTACTTCGACGAGGAGGACTTCTTCCCCGAGCCCGCCCCGCGGGAGGCGCTGGGCGCCGACGGGCTGCTGGAGCCCGACGTGGACTTGCTGAGCCGCCAGCTGCAGGAGTACTACCGCGACGGCGGCGACCCCGACGGCGGCTACTGCTGCgaggcggccgccgccgccttcccCCCGTCGCCCGCCTCGCCCGGCTTCGCCTACGAGTgctgcggggcggcgggcgcggcGCTGCTGTCGCCGGGGGGGCGGCTGCAGGCGCTGGGCTCGGCCaagcggcggcggcgggtgCGCTCCGAGgcggagctgcagcagctccggcAGGCGGCCAACGTGCGGGAGCGGCGGCGGATGCAGTCCATCAACGACGCCTTCGAGGGGCTGCGCTCGCACATCCCCACGCTGCCCTACGAGAAGCGGCTCTCCAAGGTGGACACGCTGCGCCTGGCCATCGGCTACATCAACTTCCTCAGCGAGCTGGTGCAGTCCGACCTGCCGCTGCGCAGCGCCGGCAGCGAGAGCCCCAGCCAGCCCAAGAAAATCATCATCTGCCACCGCGGCACAA GATCCCCCTCCCCGAGCGACCCCGACTACGGCCTCCCCCCGCTGGCCGGCCACTCGCTGTCGTGGACTGACGAAAAGCAGCTCAAGGAACAAAACATCATCCGGACAGCCAAAGTGTGGACCCCCGAGGACCCGCGGAAGGTGCCCAACAAAGCCTCCCTCAACGACATCGAGAACGAGCCCCCCTTCGACTTCGTGGCGTGA